The Bradyrhizobium ottawaense genome window below encodes:
- a CDS encoding TetR/AcrR family transcriptional regulator — MAKPSLKKPSLNKMSSKKNAPHSGAGDDESARGRLLSAASHLFCKNGINATGIDAIIEEAGTAKTTLYKLFGSKTNLVNAVLESEGKQWREWFIGAMEDGGGDAQAKLARIFPALKSWFAEERFYGCPFINAVGEHDKDAKQFRNIALKHKKIVLGHIEKLAGELGSSEPAVLAHQLGLLIDGAIVAAMISRDPGVADTAALTAGPLLGQSKSKKKRAADQLEAV, encoded by the coding sequence ATGGCCAAACCTTCACTGAAAAAGCCCTCACTGAACAAGATGTCGTCGAAGAAGAACGCGCCGCATTCAGGCGCGGGCGATGACGAATCCGCGCGCGGGCGCCTGCTCAGCGCCGCCTCGCATTTGTTCTGCAAGAACGGAATCAACGCCACCGGCATCGATGCGATCATCGAAGAGGCCGGGACCGCGAAGACCACGCTTTACAAATTGTTCGGCTCCAAGACCAACCTCGTCAACGCGGTGCTGGAGAGCGAAGGCAAGCAATGGCGCGAATGGTTCATCGGCGCCATGGAAGACGGCGGCGGCGATGCGCAGGCCAAGCTGGCGCGCATCTTCCCGGCCCTGAAGAGCTGGTTTGCCGAAGAGCGCTTCTACGGCTGCCCCTTCATCAACGCGGTCGGCGAGCACGACAAGGACGCCAAGCAGTTCCGCAACATCGCACTGAAGCACAAGAAGATCGTGCTCGGCCACATCGAGAAGCTCGCCGGTGAGCTCGGCTCGAGCGAGCCCGCGGTGCTCGCCCATCAGCTCGGCCTCCTGATCGACGGCGCGATCGTCGCCGCGATGATCTCGCGTGATCCCGGCGTCGCAGATACGGCGGCGCTGACGGCCGGCCCCCTGCTCGGCCAATCCAAGTCGAAGAAGAAGCGCGCGGCGGATCAGCTGGAGGCGGTGTGA
- a CDS encoding alpha/beta fold hydrolase → MTAFSLETFGFPEVHADGRPIKLNLRKGLALLVYLAEAKAAVARDVVATLLWPETDRETGLARLRRLLHRVELALGQPVFETDRTSVRWSPATVLKADAHSFESACDRGDFEAACRIYRGDFLAGFALDDCPEFDDWAFFRREALRGRLMHALERLVQDKNAAGDHFAAAAHAGRLAELDPLSEVYGRHLIRSLLLAGDRSAAERQHAALTQRLRDELGVAPEAETEALMSPATALHTVPTTRYVKGAGVHLAYQTYGSGPLDILVMPGFVSHVERAWESPASRTFLASLMKLGRLIVFDRRGIGLSDRVGSAPGIDVTAEDIGTVLRAVDSRRVVLFGASECGPACVKFAVDEPRRVAGLILFGALAKGCWAEDYPYALRASQYDAWSRQLVAQWGGPVGIETFAPSLAGDPQACAWWAGLLRAASSPGGISAVLEAFRDADVRHLLAQIAVPTLVLHRRGDQAVRIAAGRDIASRISGAEFVELDGDDHWFFAGDQQPVLAAIKRFTDALPLRRA, encoded by the coding sequence ATGACGGCTTTCTCGCTGGAGACATTCGGGTTCCCGGAGGTCCATGCTGACGGCCGTCCGATCAAGTTGAACCTGCGCAAGGGTCTTGCGCTGCTCGTCTATTTGGCGGAGGCCAAGGCGGCGGTCGCGCGCGACGTCGTTGCCACGCTGCTCTGGCCTGAGACCGATCGCGAGACGGGCCTTGCGCGGCTGCGGCGGCTGCTTCATCGCGTCGAGCTCGCGCTCGGTCAGCCGGTATTCGAGACCGACCGCACCAGCGTGCGGTGGTCTCCGGCGACCGTGCTGAAGGCCGATGCGCATTCATTCGAGAGCGCCTGCGACCGCGGCGACTTTGAAGCGGCCTGCCGGATCTATCGCGGCGACTTCCTTGCGGGCTTCGCTCTCGACGATTGCCCTGAATTCGACGATTGGGCGTTCTTTCGCCGGGAGGCGCTGAGGGGACGGCTCATGCATGCGCTCGAGCGTCTCGTGCAGGACAAGAATGCCGCCGGCGACCATTTTGCCGCGGCCGCGCATGCGGGACGCCTGGCTGAACTCGATCCGCTCAGCGAGGTCTATGGCCGGCATCTGATCCGCAGCCTGTTGCTGGCCGGCGACCGCAGCGCGGCCGAGCGTCAGCATGCTGCCCTGACACAGCGGCTGCGGGACGAACTCGGGGTTGCGCCGGAAGCCGAGACCGAGGCGCTGATGAGTCCCGCAACGGCGCTGCACACTGTTCCAACCACGCGCTATGTGAAGGGTGCCGGCGTGCATCTGGCGTATCAAACCTATGGCAGCGGTCCGCTCGATATCCTGGTGATGCCCGGCTTCGTGTCGCATGTGGAGCGGGCCTGGGAGAGCCCTGCAAGCCGGACGTTCCTGGCGTCGTTGATGAAGCTTGGACGGCTGATCGTGTTCGACCGTCGCGGGATCGGGCTGTCCGACCGGGTCGGATCGGCCCCCGGCATCGACGTCACCGCGGAGGATATCGGCACCGTGCTGCGGGCGGTGGATTCCCGCCGCGTCGTGCTGTTCGGCGCCTCCGAATGCGGGCCGGCCTGCGTCAAATTTGCGGTCGACGAACCGCGCCGCGTGGCCGGGCTCATCCTGTTCGGCGCACTGGCCAAGGGATGTTGGGCGGAGGACTATCCGTACGCGTTGCGCGCCAGCCAGTATGACGCCTGGAGCAGGCAGCTCGTCGCACAATGGGGCGGCCCGGTCGGGATCGAGACCTTTGCGCCGAGTCTGGCCGGTGATCCCCAGGCATGCGCCTGGTGGGCCGGGTTATTGCGCGCGGCGTCCAGTCCCGGCGGTATCTCGGCCGTGCTCGAGGCCTTTCGCGACGCCGACGTCCGGCATCTCCTGGCGCAGATCGCGGTGCCGACGCTGGTGCTGCACCGGCGCGGCGACCAGGCGGTGCGGATCGCGGCCGGCCGCGATATCGCGAGCCGGATCAGCGGTGCGGAGTTCGTCGAGCTCGACGGCGACGATCATTGGTTCTTCGCGGGTGATCAGCAGCCGGTGCTGGCTGCCATCAAGCGATTCACGGATGCGCTGCCGCTTCGGAGGGCGTAA
- the mddA gene encoding methanethiol S-methyltransferase, protein MFSRLAILLYAIVSYAVFTVSFLYALGFVGNYVVPKSIDQGTDVGSLTEAILVNLLLMSLFAIQHSVMARPAFKRWWTKVLPVACERSTYVLLSSLILLLLFWQWRPIPIPVWQTSGIVAWLLTGVHWLGWLIAFASTHMIDHFDLFGLRQAFSALRGTEPEDHSFKAPLLYKIVRHPIMLGFLLAFWATPEMTAGHLLFALANTAYILAALQFEERDLIAEFGETYRQYRRRVPMLVPRLFARTRTKDHDVARSIGVPR, encoded by the coding sequence ATGTTCTCACGCCTCGCAATCCTGCTCTACGCAATCGTGAGCTATGCCGTATTCACGGTGTCCTTCCTCTATGCACTCGGTTTCGTCGGCAATTATGTCGTACCGAAGTCGATCGATCAGGGGACCGACGTCGGCAGCCTGACCGAGGCCATCCTCGTCAACCTGCTGCTGATGAGCCTGTTTGCGATCCAGCACAGCGTCATGGCGCGCCCGGCTTTCAAACGCTGGTGGACCAAAGTTCTTCCCGTGGCCTGCGAGCGCAGCACCTACGTGCTGCTCTCCAGCCTCATCCTCCTCCTGCTGTTCTGGCAGTGGCGTCCGATCCCGATACCGGTTTGGCAGACCAGCGGAATCGTGGCGTGGCTACTGACCGGCGTCCATTGGCTCGGCTGGCTGATCGCATTCGCCTCGACCCACATGATCGATCATTTCGACCTGTTCGGCCTGCGCCAGGCCTTCTCGGCGCTGCGCGGGACCGAGCCGGAGGATCACTCCTTCAAGGCGCCGCTGCTCTACAAGATCGTGCGGCATCCGATCATGCTCGGCTTCCTCCTCGCATTCTGGGCCACGCCCGAGATGACCGCCGGCCATCTGCTGTTCGCGCTCGCGAACACCGCCTATATCCTGGCCGCGCTGCAGTTCGAAGAGCGCGATCTGATCGCGGAGTTCGGGGAAACCTACCGGCAATATCGCCGCCGCGTTCCGATGCTGGTGCCGCGCCTTTTCGCGCGGACCCGGACGAAAGACCATGACGTGGCCCGGAGCATCGGAGTGCCCCGATGA
- a CDS encoding NADPH:quinone oxidoreductase family protein, with translation MKAILCHSFTGPGDLRLGEIDAPKPAGDEILIDVHAASVSFMDQLLVSGLYQMRPQTPFVPGTEASGTVVAVGGKVTRFAPGDRVACSSWTGGYAERMIAKESKSVRLPDGVAFEAAATILHNYGTAYYALVERARAERGETLFVTGAAGGVGLAAVDLGRHFGLRIVAGVGSDDKAALVHSYGASEVINYRSEDLRDRIKSITSGDGIDVGFDNVGGGIFEQMARLMKWGGRLMPIGFTGGEIPSIPMNLPLLKNYSIIGVFAGAWAEKFSNEAARMNATLMRLLAEGQIRPHIDRVLPLEEAGDAMRAVANRTVQGRIVLKIR, from the coding sequence ATGAAAGCCATTCTGTGCCATTCGTTCACTGGTCCCGGCGATTTGCGCCTCGGCGAGATCGATGCGCCCAAGCCTGCCGGCGATGAGATCCTCATCGACGTCCACGCGGCCTCCGTCAGCTTCATGGACCAGTTGCTGGTCTCGGGCCTCTACCAGATGCGGCCGCAGACGCCCTTCGTGCCCGGCACGGAAGCATCCGGAACCGTCGTCGCGGTCGGCGGCAAGGTGACAAGGTTCGCGCCCGGCGATCGCGTGGCATGCAGCAGCTGGACTGGCGGCTACGCCGAACGAATGATTGCCAAGGAATCGAAGAGCGTTCGCTTGCCGGACGGCGTCGCGTTCGAAGCGGCGGCAACCATCCTGCACAATTACGGCACGGCCTATTATGCGCTGGTCGAACGGGCACGAGCCGAGCGCGGCGAAACGCTGTTCGTCACCGGCGCTGCCGGCGGGGTTGGACTGGCCGCCGTCGACCTCGGCCGGCATTTCGGCCTGCGCATCGTCGCCGGCGTCGGCTCTGACGACAAGGCGGCGCTGGTCCACAGCTACGGCGCCAGCGAGGTCATCAACTATCGCAGCGAGGATCTGCGCGACCGGATCAAGTCGATCACGTCAGGAGACGGCATCGATGTCGGCTTCGACAATGTCGGCGGTGGGATTTTCGAGCAGATGGCCCGGCTGATGAAATGGGGCGGACGGCTGATGCCGATCGGCTTCACCGGCGGCGAGATTCCCTCCATCCCGATGAACCTGCCGCTGCTGAAGAACTATTCCATCATCGGCGTCTTTGCCGGCGCCTGGGCGGAGAAATTCTCCAACGAGGCAGCGCGCATGAACGCCACGCTGATGCGATTGCTGGCCGAAGGACAAATCCGCCCGCATATCGACCGCGTCCTCCCTTTGGAGGAGGCCGGCGACGCCATGCGCGCCGTGGCCAACCGGACAGTTCAGGGACGAATTGTGCTCAAAATCAGATAG
- a CDS encoding DUF2721 domain-containing protein: MLFPDTPWVEQLSQVIVQVTAPSFVLGAVAGFVSLLIARMNRVSDRIQALNAVLDGDGARLRLNKDLPQLRRRAELLNRAILFSGTSAILTCLLVIVAFISAYYQLRHEYGVAVLFVIALGFFTLALINLVREIRVSVHEYDLGN, translated from the coding sequence ATGCTGTTTCCGGATACCCCGTGGGTCGAGCAATTGTCGCAGGTGATCGTTCAAGTCACCGCTCCTTCCTTCGTTCTCGGAGCGGTTGCCGGGTTTGTCTCGCTGCTGATCGCCCGCATGAACCGGGTCAGCGACCGGATTCAAGCGCTCAATGCTGTCCTGGATGGTGACGGCGCCAGGTTGAGGCTCAACAAGGATCTGCCTCAGCTGCGGCGTCGTGCCGAATTGCTGAACCGGGCTATCCTGTTCTCCGGAACAAGCGCGATCCTGACATGCCTACTCGTGATCGTGGCGTTCATCAGCGCATACTATCAACTGCGACACGAATACGGTGTCGCGGTGCTTTTCGTCATTGCTCTCGGGTTTTTCACCCTGGCGCTGATAAATCTCGTCCGCGAGATCAGGGTTTCCGTGCACGAGTACGATCTGGGGAACTAG
- a CDS encoding OsmC family protein: protein MTAVVQKTVLTGCLAPIDKNGLEQLIASGKANPKVVKTLKCKTVAEGKFRHANYIRNLPPYIVDEPPGLLGDDTAPNPSEASLAALGSCLAVGLHANAVHRGWIVNKLELELEGDLNITAVWGTGDTSDKPVGFTDVRVKVDMACEGVSQDEINALVAHVKKWSPVANTFTRPVNLEVGV, encoded by the coding sequence ATGACTGCCGTCGTTCAAAAGACAGTGCTGACGGGGTGCCTTGCGCCCATCGACAAGAATGGCCTCGAGCAACTGATCGCGAGCGGCAAGGCCAATCCGAAGGTCGTCAAGACCTTGAAGTGCAAGACGGTCGCGGAAGGCAAATTCCGTCACGCCAACTACATCCGCAATCTGCCGCCCTATATCGTCGACGAGCCGCCGGGCCTTTTGGGTGACGACACCGCGCCCAATCCGTCGGAAGCCTCGCTTGCCGCGCTCGGCTCGTGCCTCGCCGTCGGCCTGCACGCCAACGCCGTGCATCGCGGCTGGATCGTCAACAAGCTCGAGCTCGAGCTCGAAGGCGACCTCAACATCACCGCGGTCTGGGGCACCGGCGATACCTCGGACAAGCCGGTCGGCTTCACCGACGTGCGGGTCAAGGTCGACATGGCGTGCGAGGGCGTCTCGCAGGACGAGATCAACGCGCTGGTCGCCCATGTGAAGAAATGGTCGCCGGTCGCCAACACCTTCACGCGCCCGGTCAATCTCGAGGTCGGCGTCTAG
- a CDS encoding TrmJ/YjtD family RNA methyltransferase: MSGTDKSKAGLSLDGPIVILVEPQLGENIGMAARAMGNFALGALRIVNPRDGWPNIAAQRAAAGADHILEKVELFETVEQAVADLDLLFATTARPHDQAKPVVGPEAAASEIAGHVATGGRCGILFGRERWGLTNEEVGLSNRIITFPVNPGFASLNLAQAVLLVGYEWFKRATSGELPHAMPERSERASQHQMQAFFDNLIRELDKVEFLRPAEKRDTMLVNLRNIFSRMEPTKQDMHTLHGVIMAIAEGRKGPAKGGVLDGEQATRLRALLAEHGQGGGVPDSGSTVRGLARLLRRNPTDAERLLWQALTRDRRFAGQFKRQTPVGRHIPDFVSFPHRIAIELVNPGEGEAIAADRASRRAWLEARDYRVLEIRAADVERDLEAELVRLQGMMEQST; the protein is encoded by the coding sequence CTGACAAGAGCAAGGCGGGTTTGTCCCTCGACGGTCCCATCGTGATCCTGGTCGAGCCGCAGCTCGGCGAAAACATCGGCATGGCCGCGCGCGCCATGGGGAATTTTGCCCTGGGCGCCTTGCGCATCGTCAACCCCAGGGACGGTTGGCCCAACATCGCAGCCCAGCGCGCCGCGGCCGGCGCCGACCACATTCTGGAAAAGGTCGAATTGTTCGAGACGGTGGAGCAGGCGGTCGCCGACCTCGACCTGCTGTTCGCTACTACCGCACGTCCCCACGACCAGGCCAAGCCGGTGGTCGGGCCGGAGGCGGCGGCCAGCGAGATCGCGGGTCACGTCGCGACCGGCGGCAGGTGCGGTATCCTGTTCGGCCGCGAGCGCTGGGGCCTGACCAACGAGGAGGTCGGGCTCTCCAACCGCATCATCACCTTCCCGGTCAATCCGGGCTTCGCCTCGCTCAACCTCGCCCAGGCCGTGCTGCTGGTCGGCTATGAATGGTTCAAGCGAGCAACGTCCGGCGAACTGCCGCACGCCATGCCGGAGCGCTCCGAGCGCGCCTCGCAGCACCAGATGCAGGCGTTCTTCGACAACCTCATCCGCGAACTCGACAAGGTGGAATTTTTGCGCCCCGCCGAGAAGCGCGACACCATGCTGGTCAACCTGCGCAACATCTTCAGTCGGATGGAGCCGACCAAGCAGGACATGCACACCCTGCACGGCGTGATCATGGCGATCGCCGAGGGACGCAAGGGCCCGGCCAAGGGCGGCGTGCTCGACGGCGAGCAGGCCACGCGGCTACGCGCGCTGCTCGCCGAGCACGGGCAGGGCGGCGGCGTGCCCGACAGCGGCTCGACCGTGCGCGGCCTCGCCCGCCTGCTTCGCCGCAACCCGACCGACGCCGAGCGTCTGCTCTGGCAGGCTTTGACCCGCGACCGTCGCTTCGCCGGCCAGTTCAAGCGCCAGACCCCGGTCGGCCGCCACATCCCGGACTTCGTCTCGTTCCCGCATCGGATCGCGATCGAGCTGGTGAATCCGGGCGAGGGCGAGGCCATCGCGGCGGACCGTGCGTCAAGGCGTGCGTGGCTGGAGGCGCGGGACTATCGCGTGCTGGAGATCCGGGCGGCGGATGTAGAGCGCGATCTTGAGGCGGAGCTGGTGCGGCTGCAGGGGATGATGGAGCAGAGCACGTAG
- a CDS encoding DUF1254 domain-containing protein codes for MSISRRQALAAFSAAVSALAISRTARAEFDGPVVRALEGGEDFWLAQDAYIYGYPLVTMEMTRRVMTNVAAVEGTRGPMGQFVKLRKYPDATFKDVTAPNADTLYTTAWIDVGDEPWVLSMPDMKDRYFLFPMLDGWTNVFQVPGKRTTGTKAQTYAITGPGWKGTLPAGVKEYKSPTCMVWILGRIYCTGTPEDYAAVHAAQDQFKLVPLSAYDKSFTPPAGKVDASIDMKTAVREQVNRLDAAAYFTLLAQLMKRNPPAAVDAAEVAKFAKIGLVPGKDFDASKFDAAFAKRVPQVAFDRIMLQFKVNKAIKNINGWAFDSEAGIYGTNYLNRALVTAIGLGANRIQDACYPTSQKDADGKEYVGSNKYVMRFPKGQLPPVGGFWSITMYDENYFFVANPINRQSISARQNLKANPDGSVDLYIQKDSPGPDKESNWLPAPAGKFVLMLRMYWPNEKSPSIVNGTWKPPPVRQVTSS; via the coding sequence ATGTCAATCAGCCGTCGCCAAGCACTTGCCGCCTTCAGCGCCGCTGTATCGGCGCTCGCGATTTCCCGCACCGCACGTGCCGAGTTTGACGGTCCTGTTGTCAGGGCCCTGGAGGGCGGCGAAGATTTCTGGCTCGCCCAGGATGCCTATATCTACGGATATCCTCTCGTGACGATGGAGATGACCCGCCGGGTCATGACGAACGTTGCGGCGGTGGAAGGCACACGCGGGCCGATGGGGCAATTCGTCAAGCTCCGTAAGTACCCTGATGCCACCTTCAAGGATGTCACGGCACCCAATGCCGATACGCTCTACACGACGGCCTGGATCGACGTGGGAGACGAGCCCTGGGTCCTGAGCATGCCGGACATGAAGGACCGCTACTTCCTGTTTCCGATGCTGGACGGCTGGACCAATGTCTTCCAGGTGCCTGGCAAGCGCACCACCGGCACCAAGGCGCAGACCTATGCGATCACCGGCCCGGGCTGGAAGGGAACGCTTCCCGCCGGCGTCAAGGAATACAAATCCCCCACGTGCATGGTGTGGATCTTGGGCCGCATCTACTGCACCGGTACGCCGGAGGACTACGCGGCCGTGCACGCCGCGCAGGACCAGTTCAAGCTCGTGCCGCTCAGCGCATACGACAAGTCCTTTACGCCCCCGGCAGGCAAGGTCGATGCGTCGATCGACATGAAGACGGCGGTGCGCGAGCAGGTCAACCGCCTGGACGCCGCGGCCTATTTCACCCTTCTCGCGCAATTGATGAAGCGCAATCCGCCGGCCGCCGTCGACGCAGCTGAGGTCGCCAAATTCGCGAAGATCGGTCTTGTCCCCGGCAAGGATTTTGACGCGAGCAAATTCGATGCTGCCTTCGCCAAGCGCGTCCCGCAGGTGGCATTCGACCGCATCATGCTCCAGTTCAAGGTCAACAAGGCGATCAAGAACATCAACGGCTGGGCCTTCGACAGCGAAGCCGGTATCTACGGCACCAATTATCTCAACCGTGCGCTTGTCACGGCCATCGGCCTTGGCGCCAACCGGATCCAGGATGCGTGCTATCCGACATCCCAGAAGGACGCCGACGGGAAAGAGTACGTCGGCAGCAACAAATACGTGATGCGTTTCCCGAAGGGGCAGCTTCCTCCGGTCGGAGGCTTCTGGTCGATCACGATGTATGACGAGAACTACTTCTTCGTCGCCAATCCGATCAACCGCCAGTCGATCAGCGCCCGCCAGAATCTCAAAGCCAATCCGGACGGTTCGGTCGATCTCTACATCCAGAAGGACAGTCCCGGCCCCGACAAGGAGAGCAATTGGCTTCCCGCGCCGGCGGGCAAGTTCGTCCTGATGTTGCGGATGTACTGGCCGAACGAGAAGTCACCCTCGATCGTCAACGGGACCTGGAAGCCGCCTCCCGTCCGGCAAGTGACGAGCAGCTAG
- a CDS encoding sulfurtransferase, which yields MTDVLISASELADLLKLEPCVVIDTRNPDAYGAGHLPGAVNVHEIFTFLATSTPEGMSELKTKFADAFGAAGLSGKETAVIYEQSMNSGFGQSCRGYYLLTMLGYPKVKVLHGGFDAWSAAGLPVTKDVPAPAKASFAIVPEAGEILIDAKTMLAAVGKPGIAILDVRDVDEWIGDSSSPYGKDFCPRKGRIPGAVWLEWYRMMKPTAEGPRFKSKDEILAECATVGITPTTPVYLYCFKGARASNTFLALKNAGVKDVRMYFGSWNEWSRDPSLPIEQGLPIAAQVTGKAA from the coding sequence ATGACGGACGTTCTGATCTCTGCCAGCGAACTTGCCGATCTCTTGAAGCTCGAACCCTGTGTCGTCATCGACACCCGCAATCCCGATGCCTATGGCGCCGGGCATCTGCCGGGCGCGGTGAACGTGCACGAGATCTTCACGTTTCTCGCGACCTCGACGCCGGAAGGCATGAGCGAGCTGAAGACCAAATTCGCCGACGCCTTCGGCGCTGCCGGTCTCTCCGGCAAGGAGACCGCGGTGATCTACGAGCAGTCGATGAATTCCGGCTTCGGCCAGTCCTGCCGCGGCTATTATCTGCTCACCATGCTCGGCTATCCCAAGGTCAAGGTGCTGCATGGCGGCTTCGATGCGTGGTCGGCCGCGGGTCTTCCGGTGACCAAGGATGTCCCGGCGCCGGCGAAGGCCTCGTTCGCGATCGTGCCGGAAGCCGGCGAGATCCTGATCGACGCGAAGACCATGCTTGCCGCGGTCGGCAAGCCCGGCATCGCCATTCTCGACGTGCGCGATGTCGACGAATGGATCGGCGACAGCTCTTCGCCCTATGGCAAGGATTTCTGCCCGCGCAAGGGCCGCATCCCCGGCGCGGTGTGGCTGGAATGGTACCGCATGATGAAGCCGACCGCCGAAGGGCCCCGCTTCAAGTCCAAGGACGAGATTTTGGCCGAATGCGCTACCGTCGGCATCACGCCGACGACGCCAGTCTATCTCTACTGCTTCAAGGGTGCGCGCGCTTCGAACACCTTCCTGGCGCTGAAGAACGCCGGCGTGAAGGACGTGCGGATGTATTTCGGCTCCTGGAACGAATGGTCGCGTGACCCCTCGCTGCCGATCGAGCAGGGGTTGCCCATTGCTGCCCAGGTAACGGGCAAGGCGGCATAG
- a CDS encoding acyl-CoA dehydrogenase family protein has product MGSLALSRAESLDQPAPSIAGEVARIAREDLAPLAAGIDDGSVYPAEVLRKFGAVGAWGSHVPHEGPADLRCAIQAMAAIGEVCGATAFMAWCQNTLVWYAANSTNLKLAKRFGDAFSTGRVLGGTGLSNPMKSFFGIEKLKLKGRKVEGGYIVRGALPWVSNLGPNHYFGTIFEREDNQGIASGEPGTVMFLADCSDPAITLTPCKPFMAMDGTGTYGVQFRDVFVPDELILADPAGPFVKKIRAGFILLQAGMALGVIRDCINIMDEVGGPLGHINRYLPQQPVHFRDLAAELEAETMALARDPYNEDETYWRKVIALRLRAGEASVAAAHAAMLHCGARGYLRSHRAQRRLREAYFVAIVTPATKQLRKMLAES; this is encoded by the coding sequence ATGGGTTCACTGGCTTTATCGCGGGCCGAAAGTTTGGATCAGCCCGCACCGTCCATTGCAGGGGAGGTGGCGCGGATCGCGCGCGAAGATCTCGCGCCGCTCGCCGCCGGCATCGACGACGGCTCGGTCTATCCGGCCGAGGTGTTGCGCAAGTTCGGTGCGGTCGGCGCCTGGGGCAGTCACGTGCCGCACGAAGGTCCCGCCGATTTGCGCTGCGCGATCCAGGCGATGGCCGCTATCGGCGAGGTCTGCGGCGCCACGGCTTTCATGGCCTGGTGCCAGAACACGCTGGTCTGGTACGCCGCCAACTCGACCAATCTGAAGCTCGCAAAGCGTTTCGGCGATGCCTTCTCGACCGGCCGCGTGCTCGGCGGCACCGGGCTCTCCAACCCGATGAAGAGCTTTTTCGGCATCGAGAAGCTGAAGCTGAAGGGGCGCAAGGTCGAGGGCGGTTATATCGTGCGCGGCGCGCTGCCCTGGGTCTCCAATCTCGGTCCCAATCATTATTTCGGCACCATCTTCGAGCGTGAGGACAATCAGGGTATCGCAAGCGGCGAGCCCGGCACGGTCATGTTCCTGGCCGATTGCTCCGATCCCGCGATCACGCTGACGCCGTGCAAGCCGTTCATGGCGATGGACGGCACCGGAACCTATGGCGTGCAGTTCCGCGACGTCTTCGTGCCGGATGAGCTGATCCTCGCCGATCCCGCCGGCCCCTTCGTCAAGAAGATCCGCGCCGGCTTCATCCTGCTGCAGGCCGGCATGGCGCTGGGGGTGATCCGCGACTGCATCAACATCATGGACGAGGTCGGTGGTCCGCTCGGCCATATCAACCGCTATCTGCCGCAGCAGCCGGTGCATTTCCGCGACCTCGCCGCCGAGCTCGAGGCCGAGACCATGGCGCTGGCGCGCGATCCCTACAACGAGGACGAGACCTACTGGCGCAAGGTGATCGCGCTGCGCCTGCGCGCAGGCGAGGCCAGTGTCGCGGCGGCGCATGCGGCGATGCTGCATTGTGGCGCGCGCGGCTACCTCAGGAGCCACCGCGCGCAGCGGCGGCTGCGCGAGGCCTATTTCGTCGCGATCGTCACGCCGGCCACCAAGCAGCTGCGCAAGATGCTCGCCGAGTCCTGA